One region of Hemiscyllium ocellatum isolate sHemOce1 chromosome 4, sHemOce1.pat.X.cur, whole genome shotgun sequence genomic DNA includes:
- the kctd1 gene encoding BTB/POZ domain-containing protein KCTD1 isoform X2, with protein MFQDSWHNMSRPLLTRSPVSPLTNQGIPTPAQLTKSNAPVHIDVGGHMYTSSLATLTKFSDSRIGRLFEGTEPIVLDSLKQHYFIDRDGQMFRYILNFLRTSKLLIPDDFKDYSLLFEEAKYFQLQPMLIELERWKQERELGRVSRPCECLVVRVAPDLGERITLSGDKALIEEVFPEIGDVMCNSINAGWNHDSTHVIRFPLNGYCHLNSVQVLERLQLKGFEIVGSSGGGVDSSQFSEYVLRREIKRLSRVPPVIRIKQEPLD; from the exons GACAGCTGGCACAACATGTCAAGACCCTTGCTGACCAGGTCTCCTGTATCTCCGCTGACTAATCAGGGAATCCCAACACCAGCACAGCTCACTAAATCCAATGCCCCAGTGCACATTGATGTGGGAGGTCACATGTACACCAGTAGCTTGGCAACGCTAACTAAGTTTTCTGACTCAAG AATTGGTCGTCTCTTTGAGGGAACTGAGCCCATTGTCCTGGACAGCCTGAAGCAACATTACTTCATTGACAGAGACGGTCAGATGTTTCGTTACATTTTAAACTTTCTGCGCACTTCAAaactccttattcctgatgattTCAAA GATTACAGCTTGTTATTCGAAGAGGCCAAGTATTTCCAGTTGCAGCCCATGCTGATCGAACTGGAGCGCTGGAAACAGGAGAGGGAGCTGGGCCGGGTCTCGAGGCCGTGCGAGTGTCTGGTGGTGCGGGTGGCCCCTGACCTAGGGGAGCGGATCACTCTGAGCGGAGACAAGGCCCTGATCGAAGAGGTGTTCCCGGAAATTGGGGATGTGATGTGTAACTCAATCAATGCTGGCTGGAATCATGACTCAACACACGTCATCCGATTCCCCCTCAATGGCTACTGCCACCTCAACTCTGTTCAG GTCCTGGAACGATTACAGCTGAAGGGATTTgaaattgttggatccagtggcgGTGGAGTTGACTCCTCCCAGTTTAGTGAATACGTACTAAGGCGGGAAATCAAGCGACTATCCCGTGTACCACCTGTCATTCGAATAAAACAGGAACCCCTGGACTGA
- the kctd1 gene encoding BTB/POZ domain-containing protein KCTD1 isoform X3 translates to MSRPLLTRSPVSPLTNQGIPTPAQLTKSNAPVHIDVGGHMYTSSLATLTKFSDSRIGRLFEGTEPIVLDSLKQHYFIDRDGQMFRYILNFLRTSKLLIPDDFKDYSLLFEEAKYFQLQPMLIELERWKQERELGRVSRPCECLVVRVAPDLGERITLSGDKALIEEVFPEIGDVMCNSINAGWNHDSTHVIRFPLNGYCHLNSVQVLERLQLKGFEIVGSSGGGVDSSQFSEYVLRREIKRLSRVPPVIRIKQEPLD, encoded by the exons ATGTCAAGACCCTTGCTGACCAGGTCTCCTGTATCTCCGCTGACTAATCAGGGAATCCCAACACCAGCACAGCTCACTAAATCCAATGCCCCAGTGCACATTGATGTGGGAGGTCACATGTACACCAGTAGCTTGGCAACGCTAACTAAGTTTTCTGACTCAAG AATTGGTCGTCTCTTTGAGGGAACTGAGCCCATTGTCCTGGACAGCCTGAAGCAACATTACTTCATTGACAGAGACGGTCAGATGTTTCGTTACATTTTAAACTTTCTGCGCACTTCAAaactccttattcctgatgattTCAAA GATTACAGCTTGTTATTCGAAGAGGCCAAGTATTTCCAGTTGCAGCCCATGCTGATCGAACTGGAGCGCTGGAAACAGGAGAGGGAGCTGGGCCGGGTCTCGAGGCCGTGCGAGTGTCTGGTGGTGCGGGTGGCCCCTGACCTAGGGGAGCGGATCACTCTGAGCGGAGACAAGGCCCTGATCGAAGAGGTGTTCCCGGAAATTGGGGATGTGATGTGTAACTCAATCAATGCTGGCTGGAATCATGACTCAACACACGTCATCCGATTCCCCCTCAATGGCTACTGCCACCTCAACTCTGTTCAG GTCCTGGAACGATTACAGCTGAAGGGATTTgaaattgttggatccagtggcgGTGGAGTTGACTCCTCCCAGTTTAGTGAATACGTACTAAGGCGGGAAATCAAGCGACTATCCCGTGTACCACCTGTCATTCGAATAAAACAGGAACCCCTGGACTGA